TGATGTGTCCAGTCAATCAAAGCAATATTTCTGTAGTTGCAATTGTAGGGTTTGGTGGCTTAGGAAAGACTGCACTTGCCCAATTAGTGTTTAATGATGAAAAAGTGGtgaattattttgatttgaagttatggGTATGTGTTTCTGAGGAGTCAAATGTTGAAACACTAGTTAAGCTCATCCTTAAAAGTGCAGGCAATAATGAAGTTGACAACTTGTCTTTGGAACAGTTACAGATTCGCCTTAGACAATGTTTAGAAGGCAAAAAGTACTGGTTGGTGTTGGATGATGTGTGGAATGTGAACAATAGGATTTGGAGTCAATTGAGGAAATATTTAATGGTTGGTGCCATAGGGAGTCGAATTTTAGTAACTACTCGTAGTAAGAGGGTTGCTTTAGCTATGGGTGTAGACTCTCCATACCCTTTACAGGGTCTAACTGAAGATCAATCATGGGATCTATTTGAGAAGGTAGCATTTAGAGAGGGAACAAGCAGAGTGAATTCAAATCTAATAGAAATTGGGAAAGAAATTGCAAAGAAATGCAAAGGAGTTCCACTTGCAATTAGAGCTATAGGAGGCATAATGCAACTAAGAAGTAGTGAAAGTGAATGGTTGTCTGTCCTAGAAAATGAGTTGTGGAAGGTCTTCGAGAGTGATGGTGATATTAGTCGAGTGTTGAAATTGAGTTATGATGTCTTACCATACCATTTAAAGCAGTGTTTTGCATACTGCGCAATGTTTCCAAAAGATTATGAGTTTGATAAGGATAGATTAATTCAGTTGTGGATGGCACAAGGATATGTTCAGTCTCGGGGTCAAagtgaaaatgaaaatttagaggagattggggaaggatactTCAATGAATTGTTATTTAGGTCATTTTTCCAAAAGGATGAGTATTGTTATAAAATGCATGACCTTATCCATGACCTTGCACAGTCAATAGCAGGGGATAGTTGTTTTGCAATTGATGATAATACTAAACATATTCCTGATAGAGTCCAACATGTGTTTTCTGAAAATTTGTCTTCAAAGGAATGCTTCAGGCAGCTAAAAAATAAAGGATTGAGGACACTGTATTGTCCATATATTGGTGATGGATTAAGGTTGAATTTAGATAGTATCTTTTCAAATTGTAGGAGCATACATGCTTTGAGATTTAGATGGAATATCAATGGATTGCCAGATTCAATTGGAAAGTTGAAACACCTGAGGTATCTTGAATTTTTTCATTCTCAAATCAGTTCACTTCCAAACTGCATTTGCAGCTTGTATAATTTGCAAACTCTAATACTCTGGGAATGTCAGAGTCTTAAAGAATTACCTACAGACATGAGGAAATTGATTTGTCTCACACAACTTATTAATAAAGATTGTTATAAGCTTGAATTCATGCCATTGGGGTTGGGGAGATTAACAAATCTGCAGACGTTGTTAACTTTTGTTGTGGGAAGTGATCAAGGAAGGAGATGTTCCTCATTGAATGAGTTGAATAGCTTAAACCGGCTACGAGATGAAATCTGCATTAAAGGACTAGAAAATGTGAAAAATGCAGCTTTGGAGTCCAGCCGAGTAAATCTCAAGGAAAAGAAACACCTTCAGTGCTTAAGATTAAGCTGGGCTGGCAAGGGAGATAGCAATAGTGGAAATAGTGAGTTGTTGTTGGATAACCTACACCCTCACCCGAACTTGAAAGAATTGGATGTTTTTGGCTATAAAGGTGTGAGATTTTCAAATTGGCCTACTTCTATCACAAGTCTCGTCAATATTACTTTATATGAATGTCCGAAATGTGAGCATTTGCCGCCATTGCACAATCTGCCTTATCTGGAAATTCTCAATCTTGGCTATTTCGATTCTCTGGAGTATATATCAGATGAAGATAATTTATTCTCTTCTTTATCTGCATCAGCAGCAACATTCTTTCCATCTCTAAAGATTCTTAAACTCGATGTTTGCCCTAATGTGAAAGGGTGGTGGAGAACATGTATGGAAGCAAAGATGGTGCCTCAATTTCCTTGTCTTTCTAAATTAACCATCGCGAATTGCCCTAACCTGACTGTGATGCCAACGTTTCCATCACTAGACATGGAGCTTCATCTTACCTATGCCCACATAAGACCATTGCATTATACATTGCAGATGTCTGCAACGGCTTCTGCAGTACcatcaacctcttcttcagttaCTTCTCCTTTTTCCAAATTAAAGACTTTGTGGTTACACGGTATTGAGAATCTAGCATCTCTACCTGGAGAGTGGATGCAGAACCTCAGCTTCCTTGAGGAACTAACTCTTAGCTACTGCATGGAAATTAGTGATGAGGATGAGTGTGGCATATTCAAATGGAGATATCTTGTTAGTCtccgaactctctctctctataatcTTTCAAATCTGGTGTCTCTACCAAGGGAGCTTCAATATGTTACCACCTTGCAACGTCTTACTATCCGCGGATGTTCTAATTTGAGGGCTTTGCCTGAATGGATAGGCAACCTCACAGCACTCCAAAATCTATGTATCAATGGCTGCCCTAAACTGGAATCGCTACCAAGAGGACTGCGTCAAATCACCACTTTACAACAGTTGAGTGTTATCGATTGCCCCCATTTGTCTGAAAGATGCGCACATGATATGGCTGCAGATTGGCCCAACATTTCTCACATCCCAAATATCGGCATAAATGGAAAGAATATTCAGGGCCGGTATGTACTGTAAGAAGAAGGATCCTCTGCTTTCACAGGTTAGGACTTGCTTTACTTCAACCCTTCattgtattttaataaaatcacgtaatttttctaaataaatactTCTTAGCCAAATAAAACTCCTGATGGAGCTAATCAAtccaatttacaactgcagaagGATGATTCTACATGCAGATGTACTACTTCGGTTCTACTCCAACGCTGGAATTATATGTTGCTTTTGCACTCCACAAACCTTTTCTCGAGTTTCAAATTTTACAAGTGTTCTTACGATGATAGGTTGATATGAAAACTTCAGAATGAAATAATGTTATTTCTATCAATGAATCGCATTTACCTTCTTGCTATGTTTGAACGTCTAGAGAATATTCTATTGTCaaagataatattaaaattcaaatgcaAATTCTATCTGCAGAGAATAGAAGCAAATGATGTTCATACCGCGACAGATGGTCTGCAGGGAAGACTTACAAGACTTTGCTTCTGAAAGAACCCGCTTTGTCAGTGGTCATTTGGTTGTGCTGGAAAGAAGAATTTTTATCTGTTTGAGGAAGGAGCAAAGATGATAAATCTTCAATGCAGTACCCTTTTCCATCATTAAAAAGGTATGAAATTTTAGATATGAAATCTTTAACTCTTGCAtgcaaaaatatttaaatttcaactATACTGGCAAGCAATCCATTCAATTTCAATACACAATTAACTTTTAAACTCTCCAGTGTTCTTCTTTTGATAGTTTGACACTGGAGATTTATTTGCTTAATTCTTTTCAATTTCTATGTAAACTCAGTTGAAAGTGATCAACTGTAACAAGTGCGGTTCTGTAATATGAGCAGATCTGGAAGGATGTTAATACAACCCTTGGAACATTCATTTGCAATCTTTATTCTATCCTGATAGTGAATTttctgaatttaattgcaatatgTTCCATTTGTTAATCCTTGCAGGCTACACATCATGCAAGTCATTTGAAGCAAAGGTTTGAGatcatttttaatttgttgttttataataatttgttaattttcaAAGGTATAAAAGCATTTTCTGATTTGGTCTCTCCTGAATTATTTGAGAATAAGATAGTGGAAGCCATGAATTCCCAGATTCTTTGAGAATAAGATGGATGCCAAATGTCTTAAAGAAGGAGCAGAGGGGATATGAATTCACTGGATCTTCTTTCAGAATAGGCAGCTTTTGGCTCAGCCGTGAAGGATTGCTCTGAATTGGAAGCTGTAATACTTTGATGTCTTTACCTCTGATTTGGAGAATCAGTGATGAGTAACATCAATCAAAGTAGGAGTAGTCTAGTTTACATTGTTAAGGAAGTGAATTTCTTGGtccttttataaaaattttcaagtcTTCTCCTTCCAGGAATTATTCGGAGCACTTTCGGACTAGGATGGCAAATGATTGTCTCTGAATTCTTACAATTTCATCACTTGCTGCTCTTGCTGAAGTTACACATGCACAACATCATGAAAAATGGATCAGAGGGTTCAATTATGAGGGAATTATGTTGAGAAGTGGATTAATTGTAAATACTGCAAAAAGCcaacattttaattaattcagcAACTTGTTTTTGAATTTTTCATAGACCGAATCGCGTAGTTCCATGCTACAAGCCTCATTAGAAAATCGAATGTAAGGTTTGCAAGAaacacatttttttttaaagtaggtTTGCATAAACACATCAAAATTAAAGTTTGAGATCTCtttaaattataagataaattatattttaatatttaaactttaatataattaacggaTCAGTTTTAATGACTGTCGGGTTTTCTACGTCTAGAGTAAAGTCGGATTCTAAAGGCATAATGTCGAATTCTAAATAAGGACGCAAGCCAAAAGTTCATCAGGCGGACTCAACATTATAAGGCCTAATCCGGATATATGGAGCAAGGCAAATCAATCATAAGTACGGGTCTAACAGGAGGTAATCTAGTCTAGTGATGTGATGGAAAATAGCTGGTACGGTTAATTTGCGGTTCTATTTGCATGCAAGttaggagaattaaatggccgcatATCGTGGAAATGAGGTCTGGCGATGGTATACATACGGATCTAAGTGACAAAGACATATGATATTGTAACAGAAAAGCGGTTAGATAAAAGGAACATGGATAAAAGTGAATAAACGTTTCATTCTCTAATTAAGTTTACAcacttattataaattttattttttaaatctcaaaATATTAAGTCTACTTTTAGGATTGAACActtaaacttttatatttttattctattcaaACCGAAAATCTTTCATactaaaatctattaaaaagaaaataaaatattctaaaTGTCAAAATCACTCTTTACGAAAATTTCAACCTCTCTCGTTCTCCCTTCCCTCCATATTAACATTCTTTCTCTTTCCGCTCTCTCCCTCTCAACATCTTCATCTTTGATCTTTCTTCTTTCTACTGCTTCACATTTTTATTTCTCTAAGCATCATGGATCCTCCCATTTATGGTGTCTCCAGCATTTTCACTCTCTACCTTTTTAATACCCATTTGATGCAAAATTCTTCAAATCAAATTTTGGCTTTCATGTCATCTTCTTTAGCAGATGCATCTTAAATTGCAACATCATATATTCTCAATATTTTTCACTTATATGCTCATCTTCCTCTTTGCTTCCAAATTTTTCCAGCTCCCTCACAAACCCTACCTGTATAGTTTCACTAGGCTTTATTGAAATTCACACTAGACATGGCTTGTATGGGTAAAGAGAGACAGCAACAGTTTGATAATGGAGTATTGGAATTTACTTCAGATGTGGGAAAAAAATGTGGAGAGAGAGTTAATGTGGAGGGAAGGAAGGAGGGAGACCGTGAAGTTTTCTTAAAAGGTGTTTTTAGAATTTACagtattaaattatattgaatttgaattaaaaatttttggattatattgaatttgaattaaaaactttaaattaatttaaggaAATCAAAAAAGTACAACATTAGCCGTCTGtcacatgaaaaaaaaaaaggggtgcTCTTgctaatttttcttatttaatgaACACTAGCCGTTTGTcacatgaaaagaaaagtgaagCTGATTAGATGCATTGGATATTTTTATGGTGGCCCATGTGAATGTCTTCATACACGTTACGCaataatcatatatttaaaaaaggtCAAATCTCATCTGTATCATAACCCATCAATGGATACTTCTCTGGCAATATTTTCAAGTAAAATGCacaacttaattttttaaaaatttttattaaaaatatttagtgatTTTGTCTTTTGCTACGTGGGTCCCCTAAGAATTTACCGTCTATAAATTGGACCATGGCTGCCTTCCTCTTCCCCACAGGCAACAGCAGCATAAGTATCACAGTCCTTCAAAGTTCAAAACTCAACGTTCTGGTGTtctctttgttttttcttttcgtCTCTTTCACTCTCTTGATAACAGAAATGGCAGAAGCTGTACTGTTTAACATTGCAggagatataattaaaaagttgggATCTCGTACTATTCTTGAGATTGGGAAGTGGTGGAATCTTGAAGATGAGCTTGAGAAACTCAAGGACACAGTCTCTACCATCCAAGCTGTGCTTCTTGATGCTGAAAAGCAATGCTCGGAGAATCAACAAGTTAAAGTTTGGCTTCAAAGGTTGAAACAAGCAATTTACGATGCAGATGACTTGTTGGATGATTTCTCCGCCGAAGCATTGTGGCAACAATCGATGAGTGAAGATAAGAAGTCTGCAAATCAGGTACGCTTTTCCTTTCCAAGTTTGAATAGGCTTTCTTATGGTTATAAAATGGCTCGTAAGATTAAGAACATTAGAGAAAAGCTAGATTATATTAAAGGGGATAGAGGTTTTCACTTAAATGAATGCAGAGAAGAAAGATCTATAATGTTTAGGGATAGAGAGCAAACCCATTCTTCTTTACCTGAAATTGTTGTTGGTAGAGACGATGACAAGAATACAATTATAGAAAATCTTTTACTGAGTACTgataagaaagaaaatttaacaGTAATTTCAATAGTTGGTATTGGAGGATTGGGAAAGACAACCCTAGCTCAATTTTTGTACAGTGATGAAAGAGTTAAAACCCATTTTGAATTAAGAGGATGGGTTTGTGTGTCTAATGATTTTAATGTGAAACTCATAActgaaaaaattttagaatccATGACTAGTGGGAGATGTGATAACCTTGGAATGGATGCAACGAAAAACAATTTTCATGAAAAGATTAATGGGAAAAGATATATAATTGTATTGGATGATGTGTGGAATGAGGATGTGGAAAAATGGTTTCGGTTAAGGGATGTATTAGCAGGGGGTGCAAAAgaaagtaaaataataataaccacTCGTTCTAAAAAGGTTGCTAAAATAACACGTTCAACTTTAGTACACGAGTTGAAAGGCCTTTCTGAGGCTGATTCTTGGTCATTGTTTGAAAAGATAGCATTTGACCAAAGGCAAGTGCCAAGCTCAAGCCAAGAGGCAATTGGAAAGGAGATTGTAGCAAAGTGTGTAGGGGTTCCTTTAGCTATAAGGACAATAGGGGGTTTATTATACTGTAAAAACACAGTGTCAGAATGGCTATTCTTTAGAAATAATGAACTTCCAAAAGTGCAAGAAGATAATATCTTGTCAACTCTTAAATTGAGTTATGATAACCTTCCATCTTATCTAAAACATTGCTTTGCTTATTGCTCAATCTTCCCGAAAGATTATGAAATTTCTGTGCAAAAATTGATATATCTTTGGATGGCCCAAGGATATATTGAGTTATCAGACCCAAGCCAAAGTTTGGAAGAGACTGGTCTAATATATTTTAGGGATCTTCTCTTCATGTCTTTTTTCCAAGAAGTTACAAAGGATAAATGGGGTAATATGAAAACTTGTAAAATGCATGATTTAATTCATGATCTAGCTAAATTAGTTGCTGGAGAAGAGAGCTTCACTTTATCAGTATCAAATGTTGCATCTGTTGGAAAAACAACTCGACATGTTTTTCAATATGCTTATAACTATGAGTATGAAAAGCAACTTCCAAGTAACTTTTTCAATGCAAAGAAGGTGCGAACGCTCCTCCTTCATAATCATCATAAGCTATGGTGTGATGACACTGTTGATTATGATCCAGGAAATTACCTTTTACTTGTTtctaaatctaaatatttacGAGCATTAGATCTAGGTGAACAATCCAAAGTGCCAGATTCCATTTTTGGGTTGAAGCATTTGAGGTATCTTGATCTTTCCTACAATAACCGTCTTAGGAAGCTTCCAAGTTCAATTAGTAGATTACAGAACTTGCAAGTGCTGATACTTGACCATTGCAGCAGCCTCGAAGGACTACCAAAGGACATAGGAAAGTTGGTGGATCTAAGGAaacttagtttttataattgttATCCAATTCGTGATATGCCACTTGGGATTGAAAAATTGACTCGCCTTGAGAGATTAACGGCATTTTTGTTGGGCAGAGATGGTTCTGCTTCCAAGCCTATCAGTGGACTGGATGCATTACGCAACATGAACAATTTGAGAGGAGAGctaacaataaaatatttgagaTATGTGTTGAAAAATGATGCACTGGATGAATTTTGTGCTGccaatttgaaagaaaagcGATATCTCCAATCCTTGAGCCTAGAATGGATCCCACTTCATTGTTTCTATAATGATGACGAGAATGATAAAGATAAAATTGATGCAAAAGATTTGAACAATGAAGAAATGGCATTGGAAGAGCTAAGGCCACACCAAAATCTCAAAGGCCTACACTTGTCTGGTTACAGAGGAGTCAAGTATCCAAGCTGGCTTCCTTTCCTCACTAATTTGTTGGAGCTTCATATATCATGCTGCAGAAATATTCAATTTCTCCCGACATTTGATCACTTCCCTTTTCttgaaaatttaagaatttctaAATTAAGTAATCTAGAATACATTGATTGTGAAGTGGATACCAACAATGGAGGGTTTCCTTCTTTGAAGGAGCTTTGGCTATCAGATTGCTCTATTTTAAAAGGATGGAAGAGATTATCATCGATAGCAATGTTACCCAAGGTTTTTAACTGTCTTTCTAAGTTGTCCATCTTTTCTTGCCCTAACCTAACTTCAATGCCACTTTTTCCATCTCTACAAACACTTGAATTAGTAGACGCCACCATCGAGCAATTGGAGCAAACATTGAAGATGATGAATTCAGCTGGAGACTATAGCTCTGCAtctccttcttcctcttcttcttctcctttttccgCTACTCATTCTCAGTTGGAAGTTGGAACAGCTATTTCTAAAGAATATCAAGGATCTAGAACTTATGCCAGCAGAGTTGCTACACAGCCTAACTTCTCTAGAAGTTCTGAGCATTAGTGACTGCCCAAGAATAGTGCCCGTGTCTACTGATGCGAGGGACATTGGTGGGGAATGGCAAGCCCTTAAAAGCCTTCGTTCTCTTGAGTTGAACAGCATTCCAGAATTGGTGTGTCTCCCAGAAGGGCTTCAGCACATTACCACTCTGCAAAGCCTTGCAATTGGTAGGTGTAATAATTTGTTGTCTTTACCAGAATGGATAGCCAATCTCACCAAATTACAATCTTTAAGAGTTTTTGCTTGTCATTCGCTTTCAGAAAAATGCAGGCAGAACACTGGTGAGTATCTTCCTAAATTTGCTCACATCCCAAACTTGGACTTCCGTCCCTATGATCACCGTCCCCATCCCCGATAAGCAAAAACTTgagttgaaaaattaataaaattgattatataaatggaattattttagttttttatttgattcaatttagttttattttcctCATAATTAGGTACTATCAAGTTTCTAATAAAGTTCATCAGTTTTGAAATATTGTTATTAAATTAATCTGAAGTTTATTTGTCTTCATCACTTTGCTTAACTAGAAATGCAGTAAAGAATTATTTATCTTCAGCCTGCTAGTAAGAGTCATTCTTGCGTACCTTCAGTTCATGCTGGATGAAAACATCAAGGAATGGTTTCCATGTAATATTACATAGTGTTTGGTTCAATTCTATGATTAGAGTTAtgtggaattcaattgaattccagATAGAATTCtgtgagaatctgataaacCCTCCGATGAATAAGGTaagtgaaagaaaaaaatagatctagaagagagagaagaagagaattaTAATGGGTGAGAAGAGAATTGAGAGAATAGGGAGAGAATTCTGTTATTGATTATTCTTCTATGCCTTCACACAATAGCTGCGTCTTATTTATACCCAATTCTCAACAAAATTCTGTTGTAACCAATTATCCCTCCAAAACAACACTCACACCCATCCGGCTCACACTCACAGCTGTACTAAGCTCCTCCCCTTCTCCTCTTTCTAAAATATGTAAcaaattcatttcaaattctATCAAAATTTGAATGAATTGGTTTTAGTTATAACCAATTCCATGGAATTCAATTCCTAGAatggatttttaatttttcttcaaaccaaacacacaaaacatggaattcaattgaatttcacaaaattttagaaattgaaattgaacCTAACATGGTGTTAGTGTTCTTGTGTGCAATAGATATAATACTTGAAATGACTCTTGGTCTGTAGGGCCAAGCCTTGGAATGGTAAGATATCTATCAGTATTGTTGGCTTTCCTGGCCGGAGTTTCTCAGAAACATGCGTTGCCTTCATAATTGTTCTGCAGCTGAAAGAGAGTTTTTACAAAGGTGAATTCTGATACTCTTGAGCCATCATGATTTACATGTTCATCCTTTTTCCATCTCATAAATTATTGTATGATAAGTCTTCCAAGTGAATCTGCTGTTCTATATGGACTTTCATGTACTGTGTTGCTGCTGCTGTCAAGTGAATCTCCAAATTAACATCTTTTATTGCCAATAATCACTAAATGCTAATAGTGATTAGACGAATCATGACCCATCATTGATACTGAAATTGCCTACCGTGTTGTGACTTGTGAGCTCTCGCGTTTGAGTTCAGTCAGAGCCAATTATGGCCCCATAAGAAAAAGGTATCCTTGCTGCTCTTGTTTTAGATACACATGCATAACAGCAAGTAAATGGAGTTAGTGATGACTGTATATTTAGCAAAGAGCTAAGCAGATGGCTTAATCTTTTTCAGGTTTGGAAATTAGTACTATACTTCTATTTAGTTCTTCCTGAAATTTAGCAATGTGAATGATTGTTTCGTTTAATTTAATGCTCTTTGTGTCCAGGCATGGATGAACAGTTGTTTCATTTGGTAGAGCAACTACACGAATCAGATCAAACATCTAAaggaaaaaagggaaaaatacTCGACTCATTGCCATTCTTATCAGTCTGCAACAGAAGATGGTTTCCGCAACttcacaataataattatgtaaCGTGTTAGCTACAGAACTGCACGGGTCAATACTCGCAGCGATTCTAATTCAGAAAACTTGGTGTTGGCAAGATGACATGTAGCTGCTCTGTTCAACAGCATCTTCAAGTTCAATACATTTCTGTGATTAAGTGACTATTTTTGACAATTTTCTTTATTAGTAGCAAGTATTTGTCTGCagattcatttatttataatttcattgtAGTTTCTGAAAACTTAGCATAAGAACTCAAATTGCTtcttagatttttaaaatattcttacaTTTCCATGCCATTACTAATGCTATCTAAATTCTCTGTGCTactaaattaattgattttaacaACTCCAATTAGTTTAGGAAAATCTTATTTATTTGAAAGTGATAGGAGCAAGTGAGGAATGAGAAGAAACCAATGGGCAAAATAAAGATCTCATCAACCATgcctaaataataaatatatataaaaaatctcatcaatattttcctttttaacAATGTATTTTTTATTGGAAAGAAAACCAATCTTAGTAAAATGTTTAAatcaatcgaattaaattaatttaaaattttttttttatcattttaattcggttcggtttagtttaatttttaatttaaaaaattttaattattttgattcagttcaattttaataaaaaaaattaaaaaattaaactgaatcaattagtgataataatatattatttttaataatatagagatattagaTTGATCAgaattaattcagtttaatttttataaatactaaaattttaatttttaatttatttaattcgatttaatttttaattcaactaactatatatatatataattaaaagataaaaattttaaaatcaaaaattttttatatatatatatatatatatatatatatatataattaaaaaatgaaaattgcaGTTTTACATTTTCACCCACAAATGAAAACACACCGTATCGCACGCCACGATTACGCG
This region of Manihot esculenta cultivar AM560-2 chromosome 10, M.esculenta_v8, whole genome shotgun sequence genomic DNA includes:
- the LOC110624360 gene encoding uncharacterized protein LOC110624360 is translated as MAEQIPFSIAENLLTKLASIASEEVSLVHGFKKDIRKLQTTLSTIKAILVDAEEKQEESLAVKNWVRRLREVVYDADDLFDDVATEGLRRKVEGEGRMVKVCDFFSSSNQIAFRFKMGHSIKDIRERLDEIAKEMSDFGFIIRKEAGVCMGIKNSWRETDSFVLKSEIIGRDEDKEKVIESLMCPVNQSNISVVAIVGFGGLGKTALAQLVFNDEKVVNYFDLKLWVCVSEESNVETLVKLILKSAGNNEVDNLSLEQLQIRLRQCLEGKKYWLVLDDVWNVNNRIWSQLRKYLMVGAIGSRILVTTRSKRVALAMGVDSPYPLQGLTEDQSWDLFEKVAFREGTSRVNSNLIEIGKEIAKKCKGVPLAIRAIGGIMQLRSSESEWLSVLENELWKVFESDGDISRVLKLSYDVLPYHLKQCFAYCAMFPKDYEFDKDRLIQLWMAQGYVQSRGQSENENLEEIGEGYFNELLFRSFFQKDEYCYKMHDLIHDLAQSIAGDSCFAIDDNTKHIPDRVQHVFSENLSSKECFRQLKNKGLRTLYCPYIGDGLRLNLDSIFSNCRSIHALRFRWNINGLPDSIGKLKHLRYLEFFHSQISSLPNCICSLYNLQTLILWECQSLKELPTDMRKLICLTQLINKDCYKLEFMPLGLGRLTNLQTLLTFVVGSDQGRRCSSLNELNSLNRLRDEICIKGLENVKNAALESSRVNLKEKKHLQCLRLSWAGKGDSNSGNSELLLDNLHPHPNLKELDVFGYKGVRFSNWPTSITSLVNITLYECPKCEHLPPLHNLPYLEILNLGYFDSLEYISDEDNLFSSLSASAATFFPSLKILKLDVCPNVKGWWRTCMEAKMVPQFPCLSKLTIANCPNLTVMPTFPSLDMELHLTYAHIRPLHYTLQMSATASAVPSTSSSVTSPFSKLKTLWLHGIENLASLPGEWMQNLSFLEELTLSYCMEISDEDECGIFKWRYLVSLRTLSLYNLSNLVSLPRELQYVTTLQRLTIRGCSNLRALPEWIGNLTALQNLCINGCPKLESLPRGLRQITTLQQLSVIDCPHLSERCAHDMAADWPNISHIPNIGINGKNIQGREFSEFNCNMFHLLILAGYTSCKSFEAKNLPSINWTMAAFLFPTGNSSISITVLQSSKLNVLVFSLFFLFVSFTLLITEMAEAVLFNIAGDIIKKLGSRTILEIGKWWNLEDELEKLKDTVSTIQAVLLDAEKQCSENQQVKVWLQRLKQAIYDADDLLDDFSAEALWQQSMSEDKKSANQVRFSFPSLNRLSYGYKMARKIKNIREKLDYIKGDRGFHLNECREERSIMFRDREQTHSSLPEIVVGRDDDKNTIIENLLLSTDKKENLTVISIVGIGGLGKTTLAQFLYSDERVKTHFELRGWVCVSNDFNVKLITEKILESMTSGRCDNLGMDATKNNFHEKINGKRYIIVLDDVWNEDVEKWFRLRDVLAGGAKESKIIITTRSKKVAKITRSTLVHELKGLSEADSWSLFEKIAFDQRQVPSSSQEAIGKEIVAKCVGVPLAIRTIGGLLYCKNTVSEWLFFRNNELPKVQEDNILSTLKLSYDNLPSYLKHCFAYCSIFPKDYEISVQKLIYLWMAQGYIELSDPSQSLEETGLIYFRDLLFMSFFQEVTKDKWGNMKTCKMHDLIHDLAKLVAGEESFTLSVSNVASVGKTTRHVFQYAYNYEYEKQLPSNFFNAKKVRTLLLHNHHKLWCDDTVDYDPGNYLLLVSKSKYLRALDLGEQSKVPDSIFGLKHLRYLDLSYNNRLRKLPSSISRLQNLQVLILDHCSSLEGLPKDIGKLVDLRKLSFYNCYPIRDMPLGIEKLTRLERLTAFLLGRDGSASKPISGLDALRNMNNLRGELTIKYLRYVLKNDALDEFCAANLKEKRYLQSLSLEWIPLHCFYNDDENDKDKIDAKDLNNEEMALEELRPHQNLKGLHLSGYRGVKYPSWLPFLTNLLELHISCCRNIQFLPTFDHFPFLENLRISKLSNLEYIDCEVDTNNGGFPSLKELWLSDCSILKGWKRLSSIAMLPKVFNCLSKLSIFSCPNLTSMPLFPSLQTLELVDATIEQLEQTLKMMNSAGDYSSASPSSSSSSPFSATHSQLEVGTAISKEYQGSRTYASRVATQPNFSRSSEH